The Corallococcus caeni region ATCGGCCATGCCAACGCGCGGTCGCCGAGTGACGCGCTGCCAACGCGGGGCGGAATGGCCATGAATGCCTGGGGCACATTGCCCCGGCGGGGGCAGGATGCCCCGGAAGCCCCGGGGCACGACGGATCCACGGCCCCGGAAGGCATGGGGCGACGCACGTGGCATGCGCCGTGCTCCTCCGCAATCAAATGACGAACGCCCCTCCCCAAGAAGAAGCGACGTCCGCCGCGCGCGTCCTGGTGGCCGAGGACGACGACGCGATGCGCGCGATGCTCGTGCGCACGCTGCGGCGCGCGGGCTACACGGTGGTGGAGGTGGAGGACGGCTTCGAGCTGGGCGACTACGTGGCGATGATGCGGGGCCACGGCGGCACGCTCGCCCCGCCGGACGTCATCGTCAGCGACGTGCGCATGCCGGGGCGCACCGGCCTGGAGGCGCTCGGGCGTTTGCGTGACCAGGGCATCGCGTGCCCCGTGCTGCTGCTCAGCGCCTTCGCGGATGAGGAGACGCACGCGGAGGCCCTGAGGCTGGGCGCCCGGCGGTTGCTGGACAAGCCGGTGGACCTGGACGTGCTGAAGGCCGCGGTGCGCGACGCGGTGGCGCACGACTGATCAGGCCGTCGTCCCCGCGTCGGCCGACGGCGCTTCCGGCATGGGCTGGCCGTTGAGCTCCGCGCGCAGCCGCTCGCGGTCCAGCTCGTTCTCCCAGCGGGACACGACGATGCTGGCGACGCCGTTGCCAATGAAGTTGGTGAGCGCGCGTGCCTCGCTCATGAACCGGTCGATGCCCAGGATGAGCGCCAGGCCCGCCACCGGCACGGACGGCACCACCGCCAGCGTGGCGGCCAGGGTGATGAAGCCCGCGCCCGTCACGCCAGAGGCGCCCTTGGACGTGAGCATCGCCACGCCCAGCAGCGTCGCCGTCTGCGTGAGCGTGAGGTCCACGTTGAGCGCCTGGGCCACGAACAGCGCGGCCATGGTCAGGTAGATGTTGGTGCCGTCCAGGTTGAAGGAGTAGCCGCTGGGCACCACCAGCCCCACCACGGACCTGGAGCAGCCCAGCCGCTCCAGCTTCTGCATCAGCGGCACCAGCGCGGACTCCGACGACGACGTGCCCAGCACCAGGAACAGCTCCGCGCGGATGTAGCGCAGGAACTTCAGGATGGAGAAGCCCGTCAGCCGCGCGACGACGCCCAGCACTCCGACGACGAACAGCACGCACGCCAGATAGAAGCAGCCCATGAGGCGCAACAGCGGCCCCAGGCTGGTGATGCCGTAGGCGCCCAGCGTGAAGGCCATGGAGGCCCCCGCGCCAATGGGCGCCAGCTTCATCACCGCGCCAATCATGTGGAAGAAGGCCTTGGACAGCGCCTCGAAGAGGACGACCACGGGCTTCGCCACGGGGCCGATGGCCGTCAGCGAGAAGCCGAACAGCAGCGCCAGCAGCAGCACCTGGAGCAGGTCGCCCTCGCCGGTGAAGGCGTCCACGAAGGTGCGCGGGATGATGTGCAGCAGGAAGCCCGCGGTGGACT contains the following coding sequences:
- a CDS encoding response regulator: MTNAPPQEEATSAARVLVAEDDDAMRAMLVRTLRRAGYTVVEVEDGFELGDYVAMMRGHGGTLAPPDVIVSDVRMPGRTGLEALGRLRDQGIACPVLLLSAFADEETHAEALRLGARRLLDKPVDLDVLKAAVRDAVAHD
- the dctA gene encoding C4-dicarboxylate transporter DctA is translated as MSADTKSSRLYLWVLAAIFAGGLLGHLAPATAVKLKPLGDAFIALVKMLISPVIFLTVVLGVANVADMKKVGRVGGKALLYFEVISTFALLIGVLVVTVLKPGSGFNVDPRTLDASAVARFAQQAHDQSTAGFLLHIIPRTFVDAFTGEGDLLQVLLLALLFGFSLTAIGPVAKPVVVLFEALSKAFFHMIGAVMKLAPIGAGASMAFTLGAYGITSLGPLLRLMGCFYLACVLFVVGVLGVVARLTGFSILKFLRYIRAELFLVLGTSSSESALVPLMQKLERLGCSRSVVGLVVPSGYSFNLDGTNIYLTMAALFVAQALNVDLTLTQTATLLGVAMLTSKGASGVTGAGFITLAATLAVVPSVPVAGLALILGIDRFMSEARALTNFIGNGVASIVVSRWENELDRERLRAELNGQPMPEAPSADAGTTA